A region of the Vigna unguiculata cultivar IT97K-499-35 chromosome 9, ASM411807v1, whole genome shotgun sequence genome:
tagtgggagttcatggtggtgccccatctatataatttagtaaggattcaaggtaaggttgcatcctgacactctaaagggtaaattagtctcacatagagcgtactgactctagtggtgagagtagtcGAAGAACTGGAActcattaaggactaaccttgtgtgtggggatgagacattgtaacaattagctcggtagagcagggaagtccaccacaagtgcaagcatccgctgaatccgactaattatatgtatccggatgagtcgtgtttGAGTCTTAGCATGttgtttgaaaagtcataacatgattggttgacgtATGCATCTTGGACTGTGAAACTGtatgtaactgtatgataaattgttttctactctagcttacccttttgtttgttatatgtcttgttgtgtggttttctctttttgcgatgatcatcaacttgttgatgtgagcaaatgTGAGAAATCCTTGTTGTCAACAGGGAGATGGTGATTCTGCTGCATAGCTTGTCTGGACTGAATTCCGTTTAATTGGACTTTCTTTTAGGGCTACGACCCATGTATTGACTCGTCTTTTAAATCTCAATTTGATTACTGTTGAACTTTGTATCTTGTCTTGTTTTGGCATCGTAGTGTGCCTTGGATATTGTAAGAAGTAATGTTTATACTCTAGGACCACACTACTATATTATTATGTGTGACGCTTTGATGAGGCTCCTCTGTCGCGATGTTCGCCGGAAAAGCTCTCCCAATCGGCGTTCCACCGATTGAATCTCGCAGAGAGCGAGGGAAACGCAGCGAAATGGTTCGTGTATAGTGTTTAGGCTCGAATCTCACTGGTTTCGGAAACCCTAAGAAGtaaaaacctaatctagggttaggATTGGAGCAGAGACGAAAGGtgggagtactctcaaccaaactatcattcatcaaagctgcTTATAATGAATTGGCCTGCGCCTTTTATAGATCAAGGGCAGCCGTGAGAAAGCAAACGAAAAAAGAAAGGGAGTCGCCGTTTCTAACAAGGGTCCTAACGGCTATGGAAGGAAAACCCTAACAAACTAGGGCTGGAACCCGTGAGGCATGGATGCACATTGTGAGAGAAAAGAAGACGAAACCCTAGTAAGCATTCAGCAGGCAAGAAACATGTTTGGACTGCGGTTAGTAGAAGATGGTTGAGGGTTCACACACAGAAAGGAAACAGAGGCTGCAGACTCCGTGATAGGAAGAATTGAATGCGTGAATATGGGTATCCAATAAAGTATCCCTAGCACAGTGCGCAGCACGCAAGAATCCAGTGTGGCTACGCGTAGAGAGACTTCACGTCTTGGAGATGATAGCCCTGGCTACACTTGGGCTGAAACGGGCCCAACCAGTGGAAGAAGGGGTGCTTCCAGCGCGGTAGGGTGTGCGAAAAATAAACTTGGCTGTTGATTGACACATGCTAGCTGCCGCTCGTAGATTCAGGGCTCGCACGTGAAGGAATTAGTGATACACATGCGAAAATCAATTTGGGCTGCACGCGAGGCCCATGTTGGAAGAAACGAGACTCTCGGCCCATCAGATGCTGGAACAAGTAAGGGCAGCGCTGGAGCAATTTGCAATGCGTGGAGGTGTGCAGCTAGAAATTGGAGTGCAGGTGGATTGCCAACTTGACGCAGGCCCAACTTGGAAATATAGGATGAAATTGGGCTGGAAGATGCTGAAGTAATTGGGCTGCTACGTGCAGGCCTATTTGATGATGATACTTAAGCAAGGTTACTGCCACTTCTAGATTGAAGGCGCGCACGTGAAGGAAGAatcccatatgcaattcacgtCTCCATGCCACATGGGCTCACGTTGGGTTGGTTGGAAGGGAATTGGGTCGCAGGCCCAATGTTAATTGGTAGCTTGAAAAGTGGGCTGCAATAAGCAAAAACAagtcaattaaaacaatatttatttaattgaaaataaagaaattgaaagaaattaaaaggaatgggcctaggcgttgacccaatgctataagccttattgggatcacatcacgCTTCCTTTAGTTaggattattaattaaatgaggtgttacaataactttgatataaaaattaaatttggttctAATTTGAAGAGGGATCGATTTagttcatgttaacaaaaattaggactaaattcaacaaaaataacaaatgtaggggctaaattgaatataaaacattgactttgacacgtggtatactattgggttgacacgtggacatttaaaaaaattttaaaaattaaaaaaaaaattaaaaaaaaccacgaaggtTCATTAcctttaatgatttaaatggtgttaacaacctaattgaacaaaattaacgaaaatttaaatttatttgaacccaaaaacaaaattaaaacttctttaataaaaattggaaaaaaaatattttaacctaaaaaaacaCAGCATCATATTCACACTTCGGGTCTGGAAATACTCCCTAAAATGCgctatattgaaaataaaaaaaaagaaaaagaaaacatctaTACtagtgcagaaaaaaaaaaaatccaagatAGAGAAGAGGAAGTTGACAGTAAATGTGCGAGCTGCACAACATAAAACCGCGGGGAGTGAGCGAGGACTAATTATAAACAAACAAAGAGTGGCGGGAATCAAACCGGCCCCAAACGCCCACACGCGAGTGTATTTCACGCTCCAAATCCTCCACATTACACAAACTCTTTGCCATGCCTTTCAACGAAACCCTTTTTCCTCAACGGTGTGAAACGAAGGGGAAAACAGCGAAGATGAAAGATTCAGCGGAAACAGATCCTATTGCTGAGTCTCTCAACCTACTGAGTACAATTTTGGACTCGGAACTACCCAGCGTCACAAACTTTAAAGGGAAATGGTCCCTTGCCCGAGTCAAACTCACCCATCTCCAAACTCACCTCACCGATTTCTCCGCCGAGTTCCCCTACGCCTCCGCCACCAACCCCCTCTCCCTCCACCTCCTCCACTCGATCTCCCGCACACTCAAAGACGCCGTTTTACTCGCCCGCACGTGCCAGCCCCAAGACCTCCTTAACGGCAAGCTCAAAACACAAAGCGACCTCGACTCCCTCCTGGCCACCCTCGATCGCCACGTCACCGACTGCGACATCCTCTTCCGCAGCGGCCTTCTCATTGAAAGCGCCGCCGGTTCCACATCCAAAAGAGAAGCTATCCGCTCCTCGTCACGAAACCTAATTACCCGGTTGCAAATCGGGTCGCCCGAGTCCAAAACCTCCGCGATGGACTCTCTATTGGACCTCCTTAATGAAGACGACAAAAATGTTACCATTGCTGTGGCCCAGGGCGTCGTTCCCATGCTCGTGCGCCTACTCGATTCACCCTCCGACATGAAGGAGAAAATAGTCGCCGCCATCGCCAAAGTATCCACAGTTGAAAGCGCCAAGACTGTGCTCATCGCAGAGGGTTTGCTTCTTCTCAACCACCTTCTCCGAGTACTGGATTCTGGAAGCGGATTCGCGATTGAGAAATCATGCATCGCGCTTCAAGCACTGAGTCTTACCAAGGACAACGCCAGAGCGATTGGCTCGCGCGGCGGAATCTCGTCTCTGCTGGAGATTTGCCAGGCTGGCACCCCTGGCGCGCAGGCCTCCGCAGCCGCCGTGTTGCGCAACCTCGCCGCGTTCGCGGAAATTAGGGACAATTTCGCGGAGGAGAATGCAGTGGTGGTTTTAGTCGCCTTGGCTTCCTCCGGGACTGCTTCGGCGCGTGAAAACGCGATTGGGTGTTTGTCGAATTTGATTTCCGAGGCTGACTCGGACGGTTTGTCGAATTTGAGGGTTATGGTGGTTAAAGAAGGGGGGATTGAGTGTTTGAAGAATTACTGGGACTCGGGTACTCCAATTCCGAGTCTTGAAGTCGCAGTGACGATGTTGCGGCATTTGGCTGTGAGTACTGCAATTGGGGAAGTGCTGATAGGTGAAGGGTTTGTTCGGAGGCTCGTGGGGGTGCTGAACTGTGAGGTGCTGGCGATGAGGGTTGCCGTCGCGAGGGCGGTTCACGCTATAGGGTCGAACAGTGGGAGGGCAAGGAAGGAGATGGGCGAATTGGGGTGCGTTTTTGCTCTGATTAAGATGTTGGATGGGAAAGGTGTAGAGGAGAAAGAGGTTTCTGCAATGGCATTGTCGGTACTGCTGATGCACCCTGCGAATAGGAGGGTTTTCCGCAAGGATGAAAGAGGGGTTGTTAGTGCTGTTCATTT
Encoded here:
- the LOC114164018 gene encoding uncharacterized protein LOC114164018, whose translation is MPFNETLFPQRCETKGKTAKMKDSAETDPIAESLNLLSTILDSELPSVTNFKGKWSLARVKLTHLQTHLTDFSAEFPYASATNPLSLHLLHSISRTLKDAVLLARTCQPQDLLNGKLKTQSDLDSLLATLDRHVTDCDILFRSGLLIESAAGSTSKREAIRSSSRNLITRLQIGSPESKTSAMDSLLDLLNEDDKNVTIAVAQGVVPMLVRLLDSPSDMKEKIVAAIAKVSTVESAKTVLIAEGLLLLNHLLRVLDSGSGFAIEKSCIALQALSLTKDNARAIGSRGGISSLLEICQAGTPGAQASAAAVLRNLAAFAEIRDNFAEENAVVVLVALASSGTASARENAIGCLSNLISEADSDGLSNLRVMVVKEGGIECLKNYWDSGTPIPSLEVAVTMLRHLAVSTAIGEVLIGEGFVRRLVGVLNCEVLAMRVAVARAVHAIGSNSGRARKEMGELGCVFALIKMLDGKGVEEKEVSAMALSVLLMHPANRRVFRKDERGVVSAVHLLNPSLQGLDKKYPVSLLVSLVHSKSCRKQMVAAGACVYTQKLVEMDVPGSKKLLESLGRGKIWGVFSRP